Proteins from a genomic interval of Bradyrhizobium sp. CCBAU 53340:
- a CDS encoding molybdopterin biosynthesis protein: MTMIPKPPDRSALEQEQFLKILSREEALARFDAALFPRSIPNEARKLADALGAALAEDITAPIDVPPFDRSNVDGFAVRSADVAAAREGAPVRLALNDETIHCGTAPVLQVAVGTATPIATGGPLPRGADAVVMVEHTQPADAGAIDVRRAASPGQFVSCAGSDIARGEALLRAGTIIGSREIGMLAACGIAQLKVARRPRVAVISTGDELVQPGEPLGPAAIYDTNGAIVTAAIDENGGEAVFLGAIPDDEAKLEATMRRALADADMLVLSGGTSKGAGDLSHRIISRLGQPGIIAHGVALKPGKPLCLAVCDGKPVVLLPGFPTSAMFTFHDMIVPVLRRMAGLPPRSDAKVSATVPVRIASELGRTEFVMVSLVEGRDGLIAYPSGKGSGAITSFAQADGFVRIDALTDQMPAGTAAEVTLFTPHVRVPDLVIVGSHCTGLDLVTAQLAHAGLVVRSIAVGSLGGLAAAKRGECDLAPIHLFDDKSETYNTPYLVEGLELVPGWRRMQGIVFRKGDKRFEGLGVKEAVAAALADPACIMVNRNQGAGTRILIDRLLGGARPEGYWNQPRSHNAVAAAVAQHRADWGMTIAPVAHAANLGFIPFAEEHYDFALVTSRKQRLAVQTFLDALGSVEARAALERAGFRPA, encoded by the coding sequence ATGACGATGATCCCAAAGCCGCCAGATCGCAGCGCTCTCGAGCAGGAGCAATTCCTAAAAATCCTCTCGCGCGAGGAGGCACTGGCACGCTTCGACGCTGCGCTGTTTCCGCGCTCCATTCCGAATGAGGCCCGCAAGCTTGCCGATGCGCTCGGCGCTGCCCTCGCCGAAGACATCACTGCACCAATCGACGTGCCGCCGTTCGACCGTTCCAACGTGGATGGCTTTGCCGTGCGTTCGGCGGATGTTGCGGCAGCCCGCGAAGGCGCGCCCGTGCGCCTTGCGCTGAACGATGAGACCATTCACTGCGGCACGGCGCCGGTGCTGCAGGTAGCCGTGGGAACCGCAACGCCCATCGCGACCGGCGGCCCGCTGCCACGTGGCGCCGATGCCGTGGTCATGGTTGAACATACCCAACCGGCTGACGCTGGTGCGATCGATGTCCGTCGCGCGGCCTCGCCAGGGCAATTCGTATCCTGCGCCGGATCGGATATCGCGCGCGGCGAGGCACTCCTGCGTGCCGGCACGATCATCGGCTCGCGCGAGATCGGCATGCTTGCGGCCTGCGGCATCGCCCAGCTGAAGGTTGCGCGCAGGCCGCGCGTTGCCGTGATTTCCACCGGCGACGAGTTGGTGCAGCCCGGCGAGCCACTTGGGCCCGCCGCCATCTACGACACCAATGGCGCCATTGTCACAGCCGCGATCGACGAGAATGGTGGCGAGGCGGTGTTTCTCGGCGCCATTCCCGACGACGAAGCCAAGCTCGAAGCTACGATGCGGCGCGCGCTGGCGGATGCCGACATGCTGGTGCTCTCGGGCGGCACATCGAAGGGCGCGGGCGATCTGTCCCATCGTATCATCAGCCGGCTCGGCCAGCCCGGCATCATCGCGCATGGCGTTGCACTCAAGCCGGGCAAGCCACTGTGCCTTGCGGTGTGCGACGGTAAGCCGGTGGTGCTCCTGCCGGGCTTTCCGACCTCGGCGATGTTCACCTTCCACGACATGATCGTGCCGGTGCTGCGCAGGATGGCCGGACTGCCGCCGCGCTCCGATGCCAAGGTGAGTGCGACCGTGCCGGTGCGCATTGCCTCCGAGCTCGGCCGCACCGAGTTCGTCATGGTCTCGCTGGTCGAGGGCAGGGACGGCCTGATCGCCTATCCCTCCGGCAAGGGCTCCGGCGCGATCACCTCGTTCGCCCAGGCCGACGGCTTCGTGCGCATCGATGCGCTCACCGACCAGATGCCGGCCGGGACCGCAGCCGAGGTGACGTTGTTCACGCCGCACGTGCGGGTGCCCGATCTCGTTATCGTCGGCAGCCATTGCACCGGCCTCGACCTCGTCACCGCGCAGCTTGCCCACGCAGGTCTCGTCGTGCGCTCAATTGCCGTCGGCAGCCTCGGCGGGCTTGCGGCGGCGAAGCGCGGCGAATGCGATCTCGCGCCGATCCATCTGTTCGACGACAAGAGTGAGACCTACAACACGCCCTATCTCGTCGAAGGGCTCGAACTCGTGCCGGGCTGGCGGCGAATGCAAGGCATCGTCTTCCGCAAGGGCGACAAGCGGTTCGAGGGGCTCGGCGTGAAGGAGGCCGTTGCCGCTGCGCTCGCTGATCCCGCCTGTATCATGGTCAATCGCAACCAGGGCGCCGGCACGCGTATCCTGATCGACCGGCTGCTCGGCGGCGCGCGCCCGGAAGGTTACTGGAACCAGCCGCGCTCGCACAACGCGGTCGCCGCGGCTGTCGCGCAGCATCGCGCCGATTGGGGCATGACCATTGCGCCGGTCGCCCATGCGGCCAATCTCGGTTTCATTCCGTTTGCGGAAGAGCATTATGATTTTGCCCTGGTGACGTCGCGCAAGCAGCGTCTCGCCGTGCAAACGTTCCTCGATGCACTCGGCTCGGTCGAAGCCAGAGCTGCACTGGAGCGCGCAGGCTTCCGGCCCGCGTAA
- a CDS encoding FAD-dependent monooxygenase produces MARPLSIAIVGAGMGGLATAAALRRVGINVMVYEQASRFARIGAGIQIGCNAMKVLRALGLEARMREHAFYPRSWNNRDGKSGDIKFDMIFGESAEARFGAPYLLAHRGDLHAALASAVPDEFVRLNHKLVGLDETGEGVRMSFADGTSAVADAVVGADGVHSAVRDILFDTAPVKFTGRIAYRTTYPAALLGEKIDDCTKWWGEDRHIVIYYVKPDRSEVYLVTSQPEPDFRIESWSAKGDARDLRASFEGFHPQVGQVLAACPDVHKWAIMDRDALERWADGKVTLLGDACHPMTPYMAQGAAMAIEDAAVLSRCLDGIDRDGVADAFRRFEATRKERTTRVQETSRANIWLKQRTDTSWVYGYDAWSVPLAA; encoded by the coding sequence ATGGCGCGGCCGCTATCGATTGCGATCGTCGGTGCTGGCATGGGCGGTCTTGCGACCGCCGCGGCGCTGAGACGGGTCGGCATCAACGTGATGGTCTACGAGCAGGCCTCCCGGTTTGCGCGCATCGGCGCCGGTATCCAGATCGGCTGCAACGCGATGAAAGTGCTGCGTGCGCTGGGGCTGGAGGCGCGAATGCGCGAGCACGCGTTCTATCCGCGGTCCTGGAACAACCGCGATGGGAAGAGCGGCGACATCAAGTTCGACATGATTTTTGGCGAGAGCGCGGAAGCGAGGTTCGGAGCGCCCTATCTGCTCGCCCATCGCGGTGATCTGCATGCGGCGCTGGCAAGCGCGGTGCCGGATGAATTTGTGAGGCTCAATCACAAGCTCGTCGGCCTCGACGAGACCGGCGAAGGCGTCCGGATGAGTTTCGCCGATGGCACCAGCGCCGTTGCGGACGCGGTGGTCGGCGCGGACGGCGTGCATTCGGCGGTGCGTGACATCCTGTTCGATACCGCGCCCGTCAAATTCACGGGCCGCATCGCCTATCGTACCACCTATCCGGCTGCGCTGCTTGGCGAGAAGATCGACGACTGCACCAAATGGTGGGGCGAGGACCGTCACATCGTGATCTATTACGTCAAGCCTGATCGAAGCGAGGTCTATCTCGTCACCAGCCAGCCGGAGCCGGACTTCCGCATCGAGTCCTGGTCGGCGAAGGGCGACGCGCGCGATTTGCGCGCCTCATTCGAAGGCTTTCATCCGCAGGTCGGACAGGTGCTGGCGGCATGTCCCGACGTGCACAAATGGGCGATCATGGATCGCGATGCGCTGGAGCGCTGGGCCGACGGCAAGGTGACGCTGCTCGGCGACGCCTGCCATCCGATGACGCCCTATATGGCGCAAGGCGCGGCCATGGCGATCGAGGATGCCGCAGTGCTGTCGCGCTGTCTGGACGGCATCGACCGCGATGGCGTTGCAGATGCTTTCCGCCGCTTCGAGGCGACACGGAAGGAGCGGACGACCCGGGTGCAGGAGACCTCACGCGCCAATATCTGGCTGAAACAACGGACGGATACGAGCTGGGTCTACGGCTACGATGCCTGGTCGGTGCCGCTGGCGGCCTGA
- a CDS encoding molybdopterin-binding protein produces MTQRLPPSLTPLDTALTALLKTVDPIAPVELSLTEAAGCISAGMPLLPAHPPRDIAAVDGWALSANDLVGASSYSPLPLAELPAWVDAGDVMPAGCDCVLDIDAVEVSGPLAQVLAEGVPGQGVGRRGSDIAESSPAAAAGYPVGAAALLLARAAGSDKLSVRRPRLRIVNVPGATVTMQMIADLARAAGLDVSTHEAGSRDVTSIAEALDVTACDLLLTVGGSGGGRGDATVMALAQRGAEFVHGLALQPGRTAAAGQLGKVPAAALPGAPGPALAAWLALVLPLVDRLSARQPRRTVTLPLARKIASSVGIAEIALLAEEHKAWMPLAVGEWPLHAIARADAWLLIPASHEGFAAGERVDAYLMRE; encoded by the coding sequence ATGACCCAGCGCCTGCCGCCCTCGCTCACGCCGCTCGATACAGCGCTCACCGCGCTGTTGAAGACCGTTGATCCGATCGCACCAGTCGAACTGTCTTTGACCGAAGCGGCGGGCTGTATCTCGGCGGGGATGCCGCTGCTGCCAGCCCATCCGCCGCGTGACATCGCCGCTGTGGACGGCTGGGCGCTCAGCGCCAACGATCTTGTCGGCGCGTCTTCTTATTCGCCGCTGCCGCTGGCCGAGCTTCCAGCGTGGGTCGACGCCGGCGACGTGATGCCGGCGGGATGCGACTGCGTGCTCGACATTGACGCTGTCGAGGTGTCGGGTCCGCTCGCCCAGGTGCTGGCGGAAGGCGTTCCGGGGCAAGGCGTCGGCCGTCGTGGGAGTGACATCGCCGAAAGCTCGCCCGCGGCCGCGGCGGGATATCCCGTCGGTGCTGCAGCCTTGTTGCTCGCGCGTGCCGCCGGCAGTGACAAGCTCAGCGTCAGGCGGCCCCGGCTGCGCATCGTCAACGTGCCGGGCGCAACGGTGACGATGCAGATGATTGCCGATCTCGCGCGCGCGGCGGGACTCGATGTGAGCACGCATGAAGCCGGCTCGCGCGATGTGACATCGATCGCGGAGGCGCTCGACGTCACCGCCTGCGACCTCCTGCTGACCGTTGGCGGCAGCGGCGGCGGTCGCGGGGATGCCACAGTCATGGCGCTGGCGCAGCGCGGAGCGGAGTTCGTTCACGGCCTTGCGCTCCAGCCCGGACGCACCGCAGCCGCTGGGCAACTCGGAAAAGTTCCTGCCGCCGCCTTACCCGGGGCGCCCGGTCCGGCACTTGCGGCCTGGCTTGCACTGGTGCTTCCGTTGGTTGATCGACTGTCGGCGCGACAGCCGCGCCGCACGGTGACCTTGCCGCTGGCACGGAAGATCGCCTCCAGCGTCGGCATCGCCGAGATCGCTTTGCTGGCCGAGGAACATAAAGCGTGGATGCCGCTTGCCGTGGGCGAATGGCCGCTCCACGCCATCGCCCGCGCGGATGCATGGCTGCTCATTCCTGCCAGCCACGAGGGATTTGCAGCGGGCGAGCGGGTCGATGCTTATCTGATGCGGGAATGA
- a CDS encoding tripartite tricarboxylate transporter substrate binding protein, whose amino-acid sequence MLRILRCAVFGLVVLSGLLTATPPASAAYPDRPVHWLIGFAAGGPVDIVARIMAQWLSDHLGQQFIVENRTGSGGNIAAAAAINSAPDGYTLLFVAPNNAISTSLYKKLPFDFLRDTTPVASIMQLTNMLVVSNAMPVKTVQEFIDYCKANPGKISFASSGNGTSVHMSAELFKAMTKCDMVHVPYRGSAIAFPDIISNKVQLIFDNLPSALEQSRGGNVRALGVTSPQRWPSLPDVPAIAETVPGFESVGFYGISAPKGTPPEIVELLNKAIGDALKDPKVVARLTENGGIPRPMTPAEFGKLVTDETDKWRKVVEFAGVSVD is encoded by the coding sequence ATGTTGCGAATTTTGCGGTGTGCTGTTTTCGGGCTGGTCGTGCTGTCAGGGCTCCTCACCGCCACGCCGCCCGCCTCCGCCGCCTACCCCGACCGCCCCGTGCACTGGCTGATCGGTTTTGCCGCCGGCGGCCCGGTCGACATCGTCGCGCGCATCATGGCGCAGTGGCTGTCGGACCATCTCGGCCAGCAGTTCATCGTCGAGAACCGCACCGGCTCCGGCGGCAACATCGCGGCCGCCGCCGCGATCAACTCAGCCCCCGACGGCTACACGCTGCTGTTCGTCGCCCCCAACAACGCGATCTCGACCTCGCTCTACAAAAAGCTGCCGTTCGACTTTTTGCGCGACACCACGCCCGTCGCCAGCATCATGCAGCTCACCAACATGCTAGTCGTCTCCAATGCGATGCCGGTGAAGACGGTCCAGGAGTTCATCGACTATTGCAAAGCCAACCCCGGCAAGATCTCGTTTGCGTCATCCGGCAACGGCACCTCGGTGCACATGTCGGCGGAGCTGTTCAAGGCGATGACCAAATGCGACATGGTGCACGTGCCCTATCGGGGCTCTGCGATCGCCTTCCCCGACATCATCTCCAACAAGGTGCAGCTGATCTTCGACAACCTGCCTTCCGCGCTCGAGCAGTCGCGCGGCGGCAATGTCCGCGCGCTCGGGGTGACCTCGCCGCAGCGCTGGCCCAGCCTGCCCGATGTGCCCGCGATCGCCGAGACCGTGCCGGGCTTCGAATCGGTCGGCTTCTACGGCATCTCCGCGCCGAAGGGCACGCCGCCCGAGATCGTCGAGCTCCTCAACAAGGCCATCGGCGACGCGCTGAAGGACCCGAAAGTGGTGGCACGGCTGACCGAGAACGGCGGCATCCCGAGGCCGATGACGCCGGCCGAGTTCGGCAAGCTGGTCACTGATGAGACCGACAAGTGGCGCAAGGTCGTGGAGTTCGCCGGGGTCTCGGTGGACTGA
- a CDS encoding TAXI family TRAP transporter solute-binding subunit — protein sequence MKFAFPLLLGAALFASPAEAQTGGNAISTTTISHAISLGTATPGGGFPLYGNAFAEVMNAADGSLTIAPRNTKGSNENIPLLEKGELDLALVAGEPAYEAFAGIGRAPVRLKILTAIYSNPGMFVVRADSPYKTIRDLVGQPVAFGAKGSGLPILARYVLDGLGLKQDEDFKAIYLDRAGDGPAMVEDGRVAALWGAGIGWPGFAAVASSASGARFIAPDAEEIARIRAKHAFLKPLTVPGGSYPKQSEPIASLGSWSFVLTREDLPDDIAYRLAKTLHGVEPAFCKKLAQACETTAANTVAAAPKPELIHPGVMKYFREIGMVK from the coding sequence ATGAAATTCGCTTTTCCCCTTCTTCTCGGCGCCGCACTCTTCGCCAGTCCCGCTGAGGCTCAAACCGGAGGCAATGCCATTTCGACCACGACGATCAGCCATGCCATCAGTCTTGGCACCGCGACGCCGGGCGGCGGCTTCCCGCTCTATGGCAACGCCTTCGCGGAGGTGATGAATGCGGCGGATGGCTCGCTCACCATCGCCCCGCGCAACACCAAGGGCAGCAACGAGAACATTCCGCTCCTGGAGAAGGGCGAGCTCGATCTCGCGCTGGTCGCGGGCGAGCCGGCCTATGAGGCCTTCGCCGGCATCGGCCGCGCGCCCGTGCGGCTGAAGATCCTGACCGCGATCTATTCCAACCCCGGCATGTTCGTCGTGCGCGCGGACAGTCCCTACAAGACCATCCGCGATCTCGTCGGCCAGCCGGTCGCGTTCGGCGCCAAGGGATCGGGCCTGCCGATCCTGGCGCGCTACGTGCTCGATGGCCTCGGCCTGAAGCAGGACGAGGATTTCAAGGCCATCTATCTCGACCGTGCCGGCGATGGGCCGGCGATGGTTGAGGACGGTCGCGTCGCCGCGCTCTGGGGCGCGGGCATCGGCTGGCCCGGTTTCGCGGCGGTGGCCTCCAGCGCGTCAGGCGCGCGCTTCATCGCGCCTGACGCGGAGGAGATCGCACGCATCCGTGCCAAGCACGCGTTCCTCAAGCCGTTGACCGTGCCGGGCGGCTCCTATCCAAAACAGTCCGAGCCGATCGCCTCGCTCGGCTCCTGGAGCTTCGTGCTGACGCGCGAGGATCTGCCCGACGATATCGCCTATCGCCTGGCGAAGACGCTGCACGGTGTCGAGCCGGCGTTCTGCAAGAAGCTCGCGCAAGCCTGCGAAACCACGGCTGCAAACACCGTCGCGGCCGCGCCGAAGCCGGAGCTGATTCATCCGGGCGTGATGAAGTATTTTCGCGAGATCGGGATGGTGAAATGA
- a CDS encoding helix-turn-helix transcriptional regulator produces MEFLTTSEAADYLRLGERKLYELVTTGAIPCTKVTGKWLFPRHELDLWVLSGMARPAGMLIAEPPPVVGGSQDELLDWSLRESGSGLGSMTEGSARGLERLQRGEVVAAAVHFHSLDAEGNLAPNASVTALRDAPDLHDALLVAFVRREQGLVLQRGNPKQLRSLDDVLALGARMAMRQRGTGAQMLLDMLLTRAGASTRDLRRVETSALTGPDLAEMVRAGQADCGVATRAAARSAGLDFVPLAWENFDLAMRQRSYFRPAMQALIRFLSEQRLRQRAEEFTGYDPSPAGQIRFAA; encoded by the coding sequence ATGGAATTCCTGACGACCAGCGAAGCCGCTGACTATCTCCGCTTAGGCGAACGCAAGCTCTACGAACTCGTCACCACCGGCGCGATCCCCTGCACCAAGGTGACCGGCAAATGGCTCTTCCCGCGACACGAGCTCGATCTCTGGGTGCTGTCCGGAATGGCGCGTCCGGCAGGGATGCTGATCGCTGAGCCGCCGCCGGTGGTGGGCGGCAGCCAGGACGAGCTTCTGGATTGGAGCCTGCGTGAGTCCGGCTCCGGCCTGGGATCGATGACCGAAGGCAGCGCGCGCGGGCTCGAGCGGCTGCAACGCGGCGAGGTCGTGGCGGCCGCGGTGCACTTCCACAGCCTCGATGCCGAGGGCAATCTCGCCCCCAACGCCAGCGTAACGGCACTGCGGGACGCGCCGGATCTGCATGACGCGCTGCTGGTTGCCTTCGTGCGCCGCGAGCAGGGCCTCGTACTGCAGCGGGGCAATCCGAAGCAACTGCGCAGTCTCGACGACGTGCTCGCGCTCGGCGCCCGGATGGCGATGCGGCAACGGGGCACCGGCGCGCAGATGCTGCTCGACATGCTCTTGACGCGCGCAGGTGCCTCGACGCGTGATTTGCGACGGGTGGAGACGTCGGCCCTCACGGGTCCGGATCTTGCCGAGATGGTCCGCGCCGGACAGGCCGATTGCGGTGTCGCAACGCGCGCGGCGGCGCGCTCGGCCGGGCTCGATTTCGTGCCGCTGGCCTGGGAGAATTTTGACCTTGCGATGCGGCAACGCAGCTATTTCCGCCCGGCCATGCAGGCCCTGATCCGATTCCTCAGCGAACAGCGGCTGCGCCAGCGCGCCGAGGAGTTCACCGGCTACGATCCCTCACCCGCCGGACAGATCCGCTTCGCGGCCTGA
- a CDS encoding ABC transporter substrate-binding protein, whose translation MNPARFGLPVAAALAAALLSGAATAQVSDDVVKIGVLTDMNGPASAPTGQGSVTAAQMAIDDFGGTVLGKPISIVIGDHQLKADIGAAIARRWYDVDQVDLIVDVPVSAVGLAVQNIANEKKRLFITHSTGTADFHGKFCSPYAMQWVFDTRALAVGTADAVVKRGGDSWFFITDDYAFGHSLERDASSVITANGGKVLGSVKPPLATSDLSSFVVQAQASKAKIIGIAAGPPNNMNEIKTGSEFGVFKGGQQMAALLALITDIHGLGLQAAQGLLLTTSFYWDMDDKTREWSKRYFAKMNKMPTMWQAGVYSSVMHYLNAIKETGTDDPLKVAAAMRAKPVEDFFARHGKLRDDNLMVHDLWLVQVKTPEESKYPWDYYKILATIPGDKAFGPPDPACPMLKK comes from the coding sequence GTGAATCCAGCGAGATTTGGACTGCCGGTCGCGGCCGCCTTGGCGGCGGCGCTGCTATCGGGGGCCGCAACGGCGCAGGTATCCGACGACGTCGTCAAGATCGGCGTGCTCACCGACATGAACGGCCCGGCCTCCGCGCCGACCGGCCAGGGCTCGGTGACGGCGGCGCAGATGGCGATCGACGATTTCGGCGGCACCGTGCTCGGCAAGCCGATCAGCATCGTGATCGGCGACCACCAGCTCAAGGCCGACATCGGCGCGGCGATCGCGCGGCGCTGGTACGACGTCGACCAGGTCGACCTGATCGTCGACGTGCCGGTCTCGGCCGTGGGCCTCGCGGTGCAGAACATCGCCAACGAGAAGAAGCGGCTGTTCATCACCCACTCCACCGGTACCGCCGATTTCCACGGCAAGTTCTGCTCGCCCTACGCGATGCAGTGGGTGTTCGACACCCGCGCGCTCGCGGTCGGCACCGCGGACGCCGTGGTCAAGCGCGGCGGCGACAGCTGGTTCTTCATCACCGACGACTACGCCTTCGGTCACTCGCTGGAGCGCGACGCCTCCAGCGTCATCACCGCCAATGGCGGCAAGGTGCTGGGCTCGGTGAAGCCGCCCTTGGCAACGTCCGACCTCTCCTCCTTCGTGGTGCAGGCGCAGGCCTCCAAGGCCAAGATCATCGGCATTGCGGCTGGCCCCCCCAACAACATGAACGAGATCAAGACCGGCTCGGAATTCGGCGTGTTCAAGGGCGGCCAGCAGATGGCGGCGCTGCTGGCGCTGATCACCGACATCCACGGCCTCGGCCTGCAGGCCGCGCAGGGCCTGCTGCTGACGACCTCGTTCTACTGGGACATGGACGACAAGACCCGCGAATGGTCGAAGCGCTATTTCGCCAAGATGAACAAGATGCCGACGATGTGGCAGGCCGGCGTCTATTCCAGCGTGATGCACTATCTCAACGCCATCAAGGAAACCGGCACCGACGATCCGCTCAAGGTCGCCGCCGCCATGCGCGCAAAGCCGGTCGAGGATTTCTTCGCCCGCCACGGCAAGCTTCGCGATGACAATCTGATGGTGCACGACCTCTGGCTGGTGCAGGTGAAGACGCCGGAGGAGAGCAAGTATCCGTGGGACTATTACAAGATCCTCGCGACGATTCCCGGCGACAAGGCCTTCGGCCCGCCGGACCCGGCGTGTCCGATGCTGAAGAAGTGA
- a CDS encoding extracellular solute-binding protein: protein MAVRRLTVALALLCGLAGTISAPAAEERAIVLASTTSTQDSGLLDYLLPIFRAKTGIEVTVIARRSDEVLDGARRGEADVVLLHARPQEEKFVADGFATKRFDVMYNDFVLIGPKSDPAAVKGKDIATALKAIEAKGAPFVTRDDRSGTHAAELALWIVAGIDIAKTKGAWYRESGQGMTAALDAARTANAYVLSDRASWIAFKDRGDLDIVVEGDKRLLNQYGVMLVNPEKHPNVQKELGQTFIDWLISSEGQAAIAGYKVDGHQLFFPNADKPGG from the coding sequence ATGGCTGTTCGCCGTCTGACCGTTGCACTTGCGCTTCTCTGCGGCCTTGCCGGGACCATTTCAGCCCCGGCGGCCGAAGAGCGCGCGATCGTCCTGGCCTCGACGACGTCGACGCAGGACTCCGGCCTTCTCGACTATCTGCTGCCGATCTTCCGCGCCAAGACCGGCATCGAGGTGACGGTGATCGCGCGCCGCAGCGACGAGGTGCTCGATGGCGCGCGACGAGGCGAGGCCGACGTGGTGTTGCTGCATGCCCGGCCGCAGGAGGAGAAGTTCGTCGCTGACGGTTTCGCCACCAAGCGCTTTGACGTGATGTACAACGACTTCGTGCTGATCGGACCAAAGAGCGATCCCGCCGCCGTCAAGGGCAAGGACATCGCCACAGCGCTGAAGGCGATCGAGGCCAAGGGCGCGCCATTCGTGACGCGCGACGATCGCTCCGGCACCCACGCGGCGGAGCTTGCGCTCTGGATCGTCGCCGGCATCGACATCGCCAAGACCAAGGGGGCCTGGTATCGCGAGAGCGGGCAGGGCATGACCGCCGCCCTCGACGCTGCACGGACGGCGAATGCCTATGTCCTCTCGGACCGGGCCAGCTGGATCGCGTTCAAAGATCGCGGCGATCTCGACATCGTCGTCGAGGGCGACAAGCGTCTGCTCAACCAATATGGCGTGATGCTGGTGAATCCGGAGAAGCATCCGAACGTCCAGAAGGAGCTGGGGCAGACTTTCATCGACTGGCTGATCTCGTCGGAGGGACAGGCGGCCATCGCCGGCTACAAGGTCGACGGACATCAGCTGTTCTTTCCGAATGCGGACAAGCCGGGCGGTTGA